Proteins found in one Microbaculum marinisediminis genomic segment:
- a CDS encoding cysteine synthase A codes for MDYRDGLVEAIGNTPLIKLRHASEATGCTILGKAEFLNPGQSVKDRPARQMILEAEKRGDLKPGGLVVEGTAGNTGIGLALVADARGYRTVIVIPETQSQEKKDMLRLAGATLVEVPALPYANPNNYQHVARRMADNLRKTEPNGVLFADQWNNLDNRGAHYDSTGPEIWAQTAGKVDGFICSVGTGGTLAGTSTFLRDRNADIVIGCADPRGAAMYELFAHGEAKSTEGGSITEGIGLGRVTPIIEDIHVDKAYLIEDSEAVPVVFDLLEHEGLCLGGSTGVNVAGAIRLAREMGPGHTIVTILCDPGTRYQSKLFNPDFLRSKNLPVPGWLERAIDIEIPFE; via the coding sequence ATGGACTATCGTGACGGCCTCGTCGAGGCGATCGGCAATACGCCACTAATCAAGTTGCGCCACGCCTCGGAGGCGACAGGCTGCACCATTCTCGGCAAGGCCGAATTCCTGAATCCGGGCCAGTCGGTCAAGGACCGGCCAGCTCGGCAGATGATCCTCGAAGCCGAGAAGCGCGGCGACTTGAAGCCCGGCGGGCTCGTGGTCGAGGGCACAGCCGGCAATACGGGCATCGGACTGGCCCTGGTGGCGGACGCGCGCGGATATCGCACCGTGATCGTCATTCCCGAGACGCAGAGCCAGGAAAAGAAGGACATGCTGCGGCTGGCCGGCGCCACGCTAGTCGAGGTCCCGGCCCTGCCATACGCCAATCCCAACAACTACCAGCATGTCGCGCGGCGGATGGCCGACAACCTGCGCAAGACCGAACCGAACGGCGTCCTGTTCGCCGATCAGTGGAACAACCTCGACAACCGCGGGGCCCACTATGACTCGACCGGGCCGGAGATCTGGGCGCAGACCGCGGGCAAGGTCGACGGGTTCATCTGCTCCGTCGGCACCGGCGGAACACTCGCGGGAACCTCGACGTTCCTGCGCGACCGGAACGCCGACATCGTGATCGGTTGCGCCGATCCGCGCGGCGCGGCGATGTACGAGCTGTTCGCCCATGGCGAAGCCAAGTCGACCGAAGGCGGCTCGATCACCGAGGGCATCGGGCTTGGTCGCGTGACGCCGATCATCGAAGACATCCATGTCGACAAGGCCTATCTGATCGAGGACAGCGAGGCGGTTCCGGTGGTGTTCGACCTGCTGGAACACGAGGGGCTGTGCCTTGGGGGGTCTACCGGCGTCAACGTCGCCGGCGCCATCCGGCTCGCCAGGGAGATGGGTCCGGGGCATACGATCGTCACGATCCTGTGCGATCCCGGCACCCGTTATCAGTCGAAGCTGTTCAATCCGGACTTCCTGCGTTCGAAGAACCTGCCCGTTCCAGGCTGGCTCGAACGCGCCATCGATATCGAAATTCCCTTCGAGTAG
- a CDS encoding lysozyme inhibitor LprI family protein, with amino-acid sequence MLRNAIFAALATVAVAFGAAGASAQEQTEADDTMTLVAGTVDCRYQLRPVETAICSTPVLAAMDLQMITLYNVLNALVKPETGMEMAASQQAFLKAREACTGDPECIGQTIAQRIGALDTILKDIASRGPY; translated from the coding sequence ATGCTTCGTAACGCGATATTCGCCGCCTTGGCGACGGTAGCCGTCGCATTCGGCGCCGCCGGCGCTTCCGCGCAGGAGCAGACCGAGGCCGACGATACGATGACACTGGTCGCCGGCACCGTGGATTGTCGCTACCAGCTTCGCCCCGTCGAGACCGCAATCTGCTCGACCCCCGTCCTGGCGGCGATGGATCTGCAGATGATCACGCTCTACAACGTGCTCAATGCGCTGGTCAAACCGGAGACGGGCATGGAGATGGCCGCGTCCCAGCAGGCTTTCCTGAAGGCGCGCGAGGCCTGCACCGGCGATCCGGAATGTATCGGCCAGACGATCGCCCAGCGTATCGGCGCACTCGATACCATTCTCAAGGACATCGCGTCGCGCGGGCCGTACTGA
- a CDS encoding AMP nucleosidase — MSATSGFITPPRIATESFQSAEQAVIRLSEIYERNTAFLRDHFQGFVGGDIPSAPVRATYPFVRITTATHARVDSRLSYGFVSGPGVHETTVTRPDLFRRYLVEQIGLLIENHRVPVEIGESDEPIPIHFAYRRDINIETEAGHLAVESPPLRDLFDTPNLAAMDDAIVNGTILPSPGAAAQLAMFRAARIDYSLHRLSHYTGTAPEHFQNFVIFTNYQFYVDDFSRIGHQRMADGDPVATAFVEPGNLITHNARLKSGSSGQPPARMPQMPAYHLVQPDDSGITMINIGVGPSNARTITDHVAVLRPHAWLMLGHCAGLRNTQKLGDYVLAHGYVREDHVLDEELPLWVPIPALAEVQVAIEQAVGEVTGLNGYELKRVMRTGTVASVDNRNWELSDHGAILRRLSQSRAVALDMESAAIAANGFRFRVPYGTLLCISDKPLHGEIKLAGMAGEFYRQRVGQHLEIGLKALEKLKSQERERLHSRKLRSFAEVAFQ, encoded by the coding sequence ATGAGCGCTACATCCGGCTTTATCACGCCTCCTCGAATCGCCACCGAGTCGTTTCAGTCCGCCGAGCAAGCCGTCATTCGGCTCTCCGAGATCTACGAGCGCAACACGGCCTTCCTGCGCGATCACTTCCAGGGTTTCGTGGGAGGCGATATTCCCTCCGCCCCGGTGCGTGCGACCTACCCGTTCGTCCGGATAACGACGGCTACTCACGCCCGTGTCGATTCGCGGCTGTCCTACGGGTTCGTCTCAGGCCCCGGGGTCCACGAGACCACGGTGACGCGACCGGATCTCTTTCGTCGCTATCTGGTCGAGCAGATCGGCCTGCTGATCGAGAACCACCGGGTTCCCGTCGAGATCGGCGAATCGGACGAGCCGATTCCGATCCATTTCGCCTATCGCCGCGACATCAATATCGAGACGGAAGCCGGCCACCTGGCTGTCGAAAGCCCGCCGTTGCGCGACCTGTTCGATACACCAAATCTGGCGGCGATGGACGACGCCATCGTAAACGGGACAATTCTGCCGAGTCCCGGCGCAGCGGCGCAGCTCGCGATGTTCCGGGCGGCCCGCATCGACTATTCACTGCACCGCCTGTCGCATTACACGGGGACCGCGCCGGAGCATTTCCAGAACTTCGTGATTTTCACGAACTACCAGTTCTATGTCGACGATTTCTCGCGTATCGGCCATCAGCGCATGGCCGACGGCGATCCGGTCGCGACAGCGTTCGTGGAACCGGGCAATCTGATCACCCACAATGCCCGACTGAAGTCCGGATCGTCCGGACAGCCCCCGGCCCGGATGCCGCAGATGCCGGCCTATCATCTGGTACAGCCGGACGATTCCGGTATCACCATGATCAACATCGGCGTCGGGCCGTCCAACGCCCGCACCATCACCGACCATGTGGCCGTGCTGCGGCCGCATGCCTGGCTGATGCTCGGGCATTGCGCGGGACTGAGGAATACCCAGAAACTTGGAGACTACGTGCTGGCCCACGGCTATGTGCGCGAAGACCATGTGCTCGACGAGGAGCTGCCGCTTTGGGTGCCGATTCCGGCGCTCGCCGAGGTGCAGGTCGCCATCGAGCAGGCTGTCGGCGAAGTCACCGGGCTGAACGGCTACGAGCTCAAGCGCGTGATGCGCACCGGTACGGTGGCGAGCGTCGACAACCGGAATTGGGAGCTATCGGACCACGGCGCGATCCTGCGACGGCTGTCGCAATCGCGCGCGGTGGCCCTCGACATGGAATCGGCGGCCATCGCGGCCAACGGCTTCCGGTTCCGCGTGCCGTACGGCACGCTCCTATGTATCTCGGACAAGCCTTTGCACGGGGAAATCAAGCTCGCCGGTATGGCCGGCGAGTTCTATCGCCAGCGGGTCGGACAGCACCTGGAAATCGGACTGAAGGCCCTCGAAAAGCTGAAATCCCAGGAGCGTGAGCGATTGCATTCGCGAAAACTGCGAAGTTTCGCCGAAGTCGCGTTTCAATAA
- a CDS encoding patatin-like phospholipase family protein, translating into MGTVSTLNVRGSDSVGARRDGDRSYPRLARALRCLEPFRSLSRRSFADVARMVELRCIARGQVLFERGDPSDTLYLVASGRFFVFIDADQDPVAEIGVGEPVGDLAFLTGQPRTATVVAARDSEVIAVSRTTYQQLFERVPLLQEGLLVRLAERMQTIAATARPPARSPGRTIALCPVGLAPIPHILVKRLEAALAQYGPTQVLRPDPVPDPAADHGAAAIDIRLSNLERDCRFVLCPLPVPEADGAERAELLLRQCDSVVLVGRLGDAAVPGRDRLERTCADLFLTRNRSLILWRETSTTPIAGTPAWLARHKVALHHHVALDAPGDAERVARFLAGRAVGAVFGGGGALGCGHLGLARAFRDAGMAFDIFGGTSAGAAMALTLAAGKRPEDVMDRIDEIFVRKRALRRFTLPVFSFLDHTVFERELVASYGNADIADLPLNAFAVSTNLSRDSLHVHRTGPIWQAIRSSGAVPGALPPFTTEEGDLLVDGALVDNLPVSVMRDLKIGPNVLAGFFREDRRPRGRRYDPVPGRERLIADIVLQRRRSFPSLFDVLSRAMLVTSRRSLRETEIGSDLLVSLPVPDRMGLLDWKSGRAQEERCYRYVSRLIEEAGGPMALIEQAQRDRSAVRP; encoded by the coding sequence ATGGGGACCGTTTCGACGTTGAATGTCCGCGGATCGGACAGTGTCGGTGCCCGGCGCGACGGTGACCGGAGCTATCCGCGGCTGGCACGCGCGTTGCGGTGCCTCGAACCGTTCCGCAGCCTGTCGCGGCGGTCGTTCGCAGATGTCGCCAGAATGGTCGAGCTGCGCTGCATCGCGCGTGGCCAGGTTCTGTTCGAGCGCGGAGACCCCTCGGACACATTGTATCTGGTCGCAAGCGGACGATTCTTCGTGTTTATCGATGCCGATCAGGACCCCGTCGCCGAGATCGGTGTCGGCGAGCCGGTTGGTGATCTCGCCTTTCTGACCGGCCAGCCCCGTACAGCCACCGTCGTTGCGGCACGTGACAGCGAGGTTATCGCGGTGTCTCGCACGACCTATCAGCAGCTCTTCGAGCGCGTGCCGCTGCTGCAGGAGGGACTTCTGGTGCGCCTTGCCGAACGCATGCAGACGATCGCGGCGACAGCGCGTCCGCCCGCCCGCTCGCCCGGCAGGACCATCGCGCTGTGTCCGGTGGGCCTAGCGCCGATCCCGCATATCCTGGTGAAGCGGCTCGAGGCGGCGCTGGCGCAGTACGGCCCGACACAGGTCCTCCGTCCTGATCCGGTTCCCGATCCGGCCGCGGATCATGGCGCCGCTGCGATCGACATTAGGCTCTCCAACCTTGAACGGGATTGCAGGTTCGTTCTCTGTCCGCTGCCGGTTCCCGAAGCCGATGGGGCCGAACGCGCCGAGTTGCTGCTGCGCCAGTGCGATTCCGTCGTCCTCGTCGGCCGCCTCGGCGATGCCGCCGTGCCCGGGCGCGACCGGTTGGAGCGCACCTGTGCCGATCTGTTCCTCACGCGCAACCGCAGTCTCATCCTGTGGCGTGAGACCTCCACGACGCCGATCGCAGGCACGCCGGCCTGGCTCGCCAGGCATAAGGTCGCGTTGCACCACCATGTCGCGCTCGATGCCCCGGGCGATGCCGAGCGGGTCGCCCGGTTTCTCGCCGGCCGCGCGGTCGGAGCGGTGTTCGGCGGCGGTGGCGCGCTCGGCTGCGGTCATCTCGGTCTCGCCCGCGCCTTCCGCGACGCCGGGATGGCGTTCGACATCTTCGGCGGAACCAGCGCCGGTGCCGCGATGGCCCTGACGCTTGCCGCCGGCAAGCGTCCCGAGGACGTGATGGATCGCATCGACGAGATCTTCGTCAGGAAGCGGGCGCTGCGTCGCTTCACGCTGCCGGTGTTCAGCTTCCTCGACCATACCGTCTTCGAGCGCGAGCTGGTTGCCAGCTACGGAAACGCGGACATCGCCGACCTGCCGCTCAACGCCTTCGCTGTCTCGACCAACCTGTCGCGCGACAGCCTGCATGTGCACCGCACCGGACCGATCTGGCAGGCGATCCGCTCGTCCGGTGCGGTCCCCGGCGCGCTGCCGCCGTTTACGACGGAGGAGGGCGACTTGCTGGTCGATGGCGCCTTGGTCGATAACCTGCCGGTCTCGGTGATGCGCGACTTGAAGATCGGGCCCAACGTGCTTGCTGGTTTCTTCCGCGAGGATCGCCGCCCGCGCGGCCGCCGCTACGATCCGGTGCCGGGCCGCGAGCGGCTCATCGCCGACATCGTGCTGCAGCGCCGGCGGTCTTTCCCGAGCCTGTTCGACGTGCTGTCGCGCGCGATGCTGGTGACCAGCCGCCGGTCCCTGCGGGAGACCGAGATCGGCTCTGATCTGCTGGTCAGCCTGCCAGTGCCGGACCGGATGGGCCTGCTCGACTGGAAGTCGGGCCGCGCCCAGGAAGAGCGCTGCTATCGGTATGTCTCCCGCCTCATCGAGGAGGCCGGCGGCCCGATGGCGCTGATCGAGCAGGCGCAGAGGGATCGATCCGCTGTCCGGCCCTGA